Proteins co-encoded in one Brassica rapa cultivar Chiifu-401-42 chromosome A02, CAAS_Brap_v3.01, whole genome shotgun sequence genomic window:
- the LOC103852253 gene encoding LOW QUALITY PROTEIN: UDP-glycosyltransferase 79B9-like (The sequence of the model RefSeq protein was modified relative to this genomic sequence to represent the inferred CDS: deleted 2 bases in 1 codon): MVQKYHAFMFPWFAFGHMIPYLHLANKLAEKGHRVTFLLPKKAQKQLEHHNLFPDNIVFHPLLTGLPFLVAVTPPKGAKTIQEALPEGFEERVKGRGVVWGEWVHQPLILAHPSVGCFVSHCGFGSMWESLMSDCQIVLLPLLSDQILNTRLMTEELEVSVEVPREETGWFSKESLSAAIISVMDEDSELGNLVRRNHSKLKEVLVSPGLLTGYTDKFVEALQDLVNDTNLE, translated from the exons ATGGTCCAAAAGTACCACGCATTTATGTTCCCGTGGTTCGCTTTTGGTCATATGATTCCATACTTGCATCTAGCAAACAAGTTAGCTGAGAAAGGTCATAGGGTAACTTTCTTGCTGCCCAAGAAAGCTCAGAAACAGTTGGAACATCACAACCTGTTCCCAGACAACATCGTCTTTCATCCATTG CTTACTGGTTTACCGTTTCTTGTAGCGGTAACTCCACCAAAAGGAGCAAAGACGATTCAAGAAGCGTTACCAGAAGGGTTTGAGGAGAGAGTGAAGGGTCGTGGAGTAGTTTGGGGAGAATGGGTGCATCAACCATTGATATTGGCTCATCCATCAGTAGGCTGCTTTGTGAGCCATTGTGGATTTGGGTCAATGTGGGAGTCTCTAATGAGTGATTGCCAAATAGTCTTGCTTCCACTTTTGAGTGATCAGATCCTCAACACTAGATTGATGACTGAGGAGCTCGAGGTTTCGGTTGAAGTGCCAAGAGAAGAAACTGGATGGTTCTCCAAGGAGAGCTTGAGTGCTGCTATCATTTCTGTGATGGATGAAGATAGCGAGTTAGGGAATCTGGTGAGGAGGAACCACTCCAAATTGAAAGAGGTTTTGGTTAGTCCTGGATTATTAACCGGTTACACCGATAAGTTTGTGGAAGCATTGCAGGATCTAGTCAACGATACAAATCTTGAATGA
- the LOC103851996 gene encoding protein SRG1: MEKPMFKTVQEVIAAGEGVSERYLHTTNGNDKGQPLDILVPEMDITAVDLNLLLSSSDDGREELSKLYSVLSKWGVVQVINHGIAEDFLDEIFELTKQFFALPAKEKQKYAREINTLQGYGSDMILSDNQVLDWIDRLYLTTYPEDQRKLKLWPETPLGFRETLHEFTMKQQLVIKNFFKAMARSLELEDNCFIEMCGEKSVTETRFNVYPPCPRPDKVIGSKPHSDGSAFTLLLPDKNVEGLQFLKDGKWYKAPIVPYAFLINIGDMMEIMSNGIYKSPVHRVVTNREKARISVATFYAPHEDKEIQPVDGIVSETRPRMYKTIKKYVDFYFDYYHQGRRPIEAAYI, from the exons ATGGAGAAGCCAATGTTCAAGACTGTCCAAGAGGTGATTGCTGCCGGCGAAGGGGTATCGGAAAGATACCTCCACACAACTAACGGAAACGACAAGGGTCAACCTCTTGACATTTTGGTGCCCGAGATGGATATCACGGCCGTTGATCTTAATCTTCTCCTCTCTTCTTCTGATGATGGTCGAGAAGAGTTGAGTAAACTCTACTCCGTACTCTCTAAATGGGGAGTTGTTCAG GTGATAAATCATGGAATTGCGGAAGATTTCCTCGACGAGATTTTCGAACTAACCAAGCAGTTCTTTGCGCTACCGGccaaagagaaacaaaagtacGCGAGAGAAATTAATACTCTACAAGGATATGGAAGCGACATGATATTATCGGATAATCAAGTTCTTGACTGGATCGACCGCTTGTACCTCACCACTTACCCTGAAGACCAACGAAAGCTTAAACTCTGGCCTGAAACTCCACTTGGATTTAG GGAAACTTTACATGAATTCACAATGAAGCAGCAACTAGTGATTAAGAATTTCTTCAAGGCAATGGCTAGATCGTTGGAGTTGGAAGACAATTGCTTTATAGAGATGTGTGGAGAAAAATCTGTCACGGAGACCAGATTCAACGTGTATCCTCCATGTCCGAGGCCGGACAAGGTTATTGGGTCTAAACCCCACTCTGATGGCTCGGCCTTCACTCTTCTCTTACCAGACAAGAATGTTGAAGGGCTTCAGTTCCTCAAAGATGGGAAGTGGTATAAAGCTCCAATCGTCCCGTATGCATTTCTGATCAATATAGGAGATATGATGGAG ATAATGAGCAATGGAATATACAAGAGCCCCGTTCATAGAGTGGTGACTAACAGAGAAAAAGCAAGGATATCTGTGGCAACATTTTACGCTCCACATGAAGACAAAGAGATTCAACCTGTAGATGGCATTGTGTCTGAGACAAGGCCAAGGATGTACAAGACAATTAAGAAGTATGTGGATTTCTACTTTGATTATTATCACCAGGGTCGAAGACCGATCGAAGCTGCATATATCTGA